The following DNA comes from Desulfitibacter sp. BRH_c19.
AAGAGTTTTCCCACTACCAGTAGGGCCTAGCATTACTATATTACTCTTTTGCAGCTCAACATCATCAACTTTCATACCCATATTAATTCTTTTATAGTGATTATATACAGCTACAGCCAAGGACTTTTTAGCTTTTTCTTGACCTATTACATATTGGTCAAGAATTTCCCTGATTTCTTGTGGCTTTGGAACATCGCCCATTTCTATACCTAGTTCTTCACTAAGCTCTTCTTCAATTATTTCGTTACACAGTTCGATACATTCATCACAAATATATACTCCAGGTCCAGCTACAAGCTTTTTAACCTGATCCTGTAGTTTACCACAAAAAGAACACTTCAACTGCCCTTTGTCATCGGTGTACTTATACATTATTTCACCTCACCAACTTTTTAGTACGCCTTGTAAGAGCTAACTATTTCTTACTGCTTAATTCTCTAGTTGTCATTACCTTATCAATTATACCATAATTTTTAGCTTCTTCTGCTGTTAGGAAATAATCTCTATCTGTATCTTTTTCAATTTGTTCTAATGATTTTTTTGTGATATCAGCTAAAATTTTATTTAATCTTTCCTTAATGCGAATAATTCTTTTAGCATGTATTTCAATATCAATCGCTTGACCCTGGGTTCCACCTAAAGGTTGGTGAATCATTATTTCACTATTTGGTAAAGCAAATCTCTTTCCTTTTGAACCTGCTGCGAGCAAGAATGCTCCCATACTAGCTGCTAATCCTACACAAATAGTTTGAACATCTGGTTTAATATATGTCATTGTATCAAAGATTGCCATTCCAGAAGTTATAGATCCACCTGGGCTGTTAATGTATAAATGTATATCTTTATCAGGATCATCTGCTTCTAGAAATAACAACTGAGCAATGACAAGGTTAGCTACATGATCATTTATTTCACTGCCTAAAAAGATAATTCTATCTTTGAGCAACCTGGAATATATGTCATAAGCTCTTTCTCCCCTATTTGTGTGTTCAACTACCATTGGTACAAGCACAGACATAAATATACACCAACTTTCCTCTTATTTGTATTCGTATTATACTGCTTGATTTTGGTTACTCATTTTTTATAAATTTTCTTCTTTATTTTCACTTACAGTTTCTTCAGCCTTGGGTTCTACTATTTTAGCACTTTCAACCAGTAAATTGACTGCTTTATCAATCATCAAACTATCTTTAAAAGAATCAAGTCTACCTTGACTTTGTAGGAAAAGTTTAATTTGCTCAGCAGGCTGCTTATTCTGTTCTGCAACTTTTTCAATTTCTTTATCTAGCTCTTCATCAGTAACTTCAATATTCTCGGTTTTAGCAATAGCTTCTAATATAAGATCTATTTTAACACTATTTGAAGCGTTCTCTTCATACTGTTCCCTCATTTGTTCCATACTACTATTAGTAAACTTTAGATAGTTTTCCAAAGTTAGACCCTGCTGCTGAATTCGAAATTCCATCTCTTTAATTAAATCATCAATTTTTCGTTCAATTAAAACATTAGGCACTTCCACTTGGCAACCTTCCGCCACTTTATCTAATACTTTATTTCTAATTTGTTGCTCATTTTCCTGCTCAGCTGCCTTTTTTAACTTATTCTCCACATCCTGCTTTAATTCCTCTAAGGTTTCAAATTCACTTATATCTTTTGCAAATTCATCATCAATCGACATTAACTTCTTTACTTTGACTTCATTCATTTTTACTTTAAAAGTAGTCTCTTTTCCTTTTAATGTTTCATTGCCATAATCTTCTGGGAAAGTTATAGTAATATCCTTTTCTTCACCAGGTTTCATGCCAACCAATTGTTCTTCGAAACCAGGAATGAACGTTTTAGATCCAATTACTAGGCTGTAATTTTCACCTTTACCACCTTCAAAAGCTTCTCCATCTAAGAAACCTTCAAAATCCATAATTGCAGTATCTCCCTCTTCTAATGCTTTATCAGGAACTGCCTCAATTTGAGCATGTCTCTGCTGCATTGTTCCAAGGTAGTTTTCTATTTCTTTTTCCGTAACTTCTGCATCCTTATGCTTTACTTCAACACCTTTATAGTTCCCTAACTCTACATCAGGTTTTACAGGAATCTCAGCTGTAAATATTAAAGGCTTTCCTTCCTCAAATTGTACTAAATCTATGTTTGGTTGGTCAATTGGCTCAATTTTTTCCTGTTCAAGTGCTTTTATGTATGTATCTGGTAAAATATCATCAACAGCTTCAGCGCTAATTGCTTCGCTACCTACAAATTTCTGAAGTACAGTTTTGGGTACTTTTCCCTTTCTAAAACCAGGTATGTTTACCTTACTCGCTAATTTTTTTGCAGCCTTATTTACTGCACCTTGAAATACTGAAGATTCTAATTCTACTTCTAGTGTGATTTTACCGTTTACTTTTTCTTTAATACTAGTTTTCATTATGATCCCCCTTAAATTCTATTCCTTTAATTTATTTAAAATTGTCACATTCAGGTAAATATATAACAAATGAACTAGAATAAGTATATTATAAACAACTGCTATAAATCTAAACATATTAAGCCTAAATAGCCTTAAATATACTAACACCTCGGCTTGGATAATACCACAAACCGAGGTAATAGTCTAGTTTGGAGCGGGAAAAGGGATTCGAACCCTCGACTTCAACCTTGGCAAGGTTGCACTCTACCACTGAGTTACTCCCGCAAATTTTTAATAGTCTAGATTATTCACCTAGAAATATTAGCACTAACTATTTACTTTGTCAAGTGATAAATATGGTAATCTTTAAGCATAGCATCTTTTAAAAAACTCATTTTAATTTTTCTTTCGGCTCCCAAATATATCTTCACTTGTTTCATATTCTCTTCAAAAATATAGGACTGGTTATCTAGTTGAACAAAAGTTTCGGGATGAACCCTATTTAAAGTAACAACGGCTTTGTCAGAAGTTTTTATTTTGACTTACCGACAGATATACCTGTTGAACCTAACTTCATCCACGCAAATATCTCCATTAGCGAGCATCTCGCCACCTCTAAAAGCTCCTTTAACCCTAATCTCCTTCCCTGCACTCAAGGAACATTGATAGCACCCCTGGCCAACTACAGCAATATTACAACTGGTTTCAAGGACACTACTTTGCGCATAAGAACAAAAGATATCACAAGCTTCCTCGGGTATTCCTTCCAAAAATTTAGTTAGATTTTTTATCTTTTCAAGTATGCTGCAAGCCTCATCAAATAATGATAAATTCTTTCTCAAACTACAAGCAATTAAATGTTCAATATTTAACACCAACTCTTTAATTACTGATGGAAAAGGAATATCCTCTTTCTCTATAACAGAAATAATCCAATAATCAGCTTTTCGAGTTGTCCCTTAGTATAATCAATTAAATACATTGTAATTCCATTAAAGTGTTCTTCACCGAGTTTATTCCCATGCTGTGACTATTCTCTGATTCTTATTGCTTCCTTTATAACCCACACTAATATTTCATCGAATTCATTTAACAGACGGCCAATCTTCTTACCTAGCAGTCTGGCTCATAACATTAATGTGTCCTTATCATCTGGTGGGCAATAAAAAAAGCACTCCAAGAGTGCCTTTAATTTTTGAAACAATAAATAAATGTTATTTACGAGGACCTACAATGAGTTTTATTGCTGTTCTTTCTTCTCCATCAATTTGAACATCAATAAAGGCGGGAATGCAAACAAGATCAATACCACTAGGAGCCACGAACCCTCTGGCAATAGCCACCGCTTTAATTGCCTGATTAAGAGCTCCTGCTCCAATTGTCTGCATTTCAGCTTTCCCCTTTTCTCTTATAACTCCTGCTAGAGCTCCTGCTACCGAATTAGGATTAGATTTTGCTGAAACTTTTAATATTTCCATTAATTATAGTTCCCCCTTTACCACTCTTTAATTGTTCGGTTTAGTGCTTCTTTCTCTACTAGCTTCTTGAATTGCATCTATTGCAAAGTTTACATACAGAATATTTAGTAATTATAACATCTGTAAGTTTTATTCTCCATAAATAGCCATAAACCTTTATTGATTTTTAACTTTCATTTTTGCCAAAAGCATAAGACCCATAAACTACCAATTAACCTTAATACTTTAGATTTTTAAGGCATATTTAAATTTGAATACAGAGACCAAGGCTAGATATTAAAGAGATCCTTTTGAAAGAAATCTAAAGTAGGTCATTTCTTAAACTGGCTAAGATAAAATATTCTTCTGTGTGAAATAGTTTTTGTTACCTGACATCATATCTATAAAGATGTCTACAATCTCAGGATCAAACTTTACTCCAGTATATTTCTTGATTTCCTGTAAGGCTTCTTCTTTACTCAAGGCATTTTTATTCAAATTATTTGTCATTGCATCATAGCTCTCTGCTACTGCTATAACTCTTGCTAATTTGGGAATTTCTTCTCCTTTCAGCTTTTTAGGGTATCCAGAACCATCCCATTTTTCATGATGGTTAAAAACTCCTTCTGCTAAATCTAATGTATCATCAAATAAATTTAAAATCCTATAGCCTACGACGGGGTGCTGCTGCATCTCTTTTTTCTCCTGCTCAGTCAACGTATCATTTTTATTAAGAGTATCTTTGTCTAATACTATCTTACCTATATCATGAAAAAATCCAGCCTCCTTTAATTTTCTTACTTCTGTTTGCGATAATTTCATTGCCTGGCCAATATTTTGGCATATTTCACTTACGGTTATGGAGTGTTCTTTTTCTCGAGGGCTTTTGTCGTGTAGTGTTTCGATAATTGTCTGTACCATATCGGAATTAATGGTTTTTCGATTAAGCGTTTTCTCTTTATACATTTTATCTTCAGCATTTTTCATCGTTCTCTCTATATCTTGATCTGCATTTGTTTTAGTATCATACCCCATCGACATGCTACACTTTATAGCAACAATTTGTTCTTTAGATAGTTCTTTTTTTACCCTGTTGATAATTTTGTCTGCAACACTTGCCTCTGTGTTAGGCAAAAGAATTGCGAATTCATCTCCACCCACACGAGCAACAATGTCTTCTTCCCTGCAAATATTTTTCAATATTTCTGATGATTTTTTTAAAAGAGCATCACCTGCAACGTGACCAAAGATATCATTTGTCAGCTTCAACCCATTGACATCCCCAAAAATGATTGATATGGGGAGATTTTTTTTGATGTCTATCCTTTTCTGCTCATCTTCAAAGAACATTCTATTATATAGGCCAGTCAAAGAATCATGATAACTTAAATGCTTGATATGTTCCTCATTTTTTTTGCGTTCGGTATTATCCATAAAAGTAATAACTGCACCAATAATCTCTCCATCTTTATACTGGGGATAGGAATAGTATTCTACATCAACGCTTGTGCCGTCTGCCCTCCAAAACACTTCATCATCTACATGAGTACCCTTTCCTGTGATGAATGCTTTAAAAATTTTGCATTCTTCGATAGACATCGATGTCCCATCTTTATGGCTATGATGAATTTGTAAATGCATATTCTTGCCAGTCAGCTCATCTTGATGTTTATATCCTAATATTTCTAAAACACTAGCATTGCAAAATGTGCAATTTCCATTATTATCAATCCCGTATATTGCTTCTACGGTGGAATCCAAAATGAGGTGCAGCTGGTCCTTGCTTTCCTTCAATTCATTATTGGTTTCTGCTAGCTCTACCGTCCTCTCTTTCACCTTTTTCTCAAGGTTATTGACAAGCATATATATTGTATCTGCCATTTTGTTGAAAGATTCCGATATCATTCCAATCTCATCATTTCTGGTAATGGTTGCCCTTTGGGATAAATCACCTTGAGAAAACTTTTCAGTAGTGCGTATCAAGCTGTCTATAGGTTTTAAGAATCTATTTGTAAGCATCAAATAAATTCCTATTGATAGCATAAGAGCTAATATTGTCAGCAGTAATGTCAATTTCATATTTTCAATAATGCCTGCCATAAACAGACTTTCAGGTATTGCTGTAATAACCAGCCAGTCCAATCCTTCATTATAATACTCCGTTATCTTAATATACAGTCTATCGTTTTCATTCTTTATTCGAAAATTACTTTCTTCAGTACTTTTATAATCTTCATGAGCCTGGATTACTGCTTGATTATCTATTTCATTAATCGTCAACCTTTTTATACTACCATCTTCTAGGGTTTTAAAATTCTCCATATCAAGCGAGTTAGCAATCAATTCTCCGGAATCTCTTTCTACAATCACAGCAAAGGCATTTTTATCTTTTACAATTCCTTCCAAATAGTTGTCTATTTTTGAAAGGGTGATATGGGTCCCCAATACACCTTGAAGGTCGTCAAGATTATTGTAAATCGGGTAAGCTGCCGATACAGTCAAATCATCCATGACAAAATGTTTATATATCGGTGAAAATACCGGCTTTTGTGTTTCTTTTGCCGCCTTATACCAATCTCTAGTTCGCGGATCAAATTTTCCAGCTTCCACCACAAGTTCTCCCGCAGTCATATCTTCAGTTAAGGAATAGTACCAAGAATGGCCATCAGTATCTCTATTATTTCTCATAATTTCTATATCATAGTTTTCGTTTCTTCGAGCACCATAATATTCCCCGTTTTCAGTACCATAGCTAAAACTGTAAACATCATCACTATGTGCTCTCAAAACCCCTACAAAAAAGCTCTCACGTTCACCCTCATTATGTATATTCACAATGTCATTTTCTAACAGCACTTGATTTGCTTCATTGACATGCAACGGAACGGCTACGAATACATCAACTTGATGGAATATTTCGGAGTTCATGTCTTCTGCCATTTTTGTTATGGATTCATCTGCCGAAGACAACCAGTTTGAAAATATAATATAGCCTATCACGCTAACTGTTGCTAACATGAGTATTATGAATACAATGATTATGCTGTTCCTAATCGAAATGCTTTTATTATCCATTATTCCATCTTCTTTCACCGCTTATTTTCGGCGTATTTTTTAAGAAATTTAAACCTTCCTTCTTAGGAGGCATAATCTACAATAAGCAAATCAAATAGTTTTGCAAATATGCTATTAGCTGTCTAATGCATATTCATGTACAATTTACCATATTTCGACATTAATCGTCAATTATTTATAATAGCAAATGAAAGTGCCGATAATAAATGCATTAGCACTTAAATCGGCACTATTGGTTATTATTTACTGGCTTTCCAGTTTAGGAGGTTGATCGCCTTCAGTTGTTCTATTTTATATACTAACACCTTGGTATCTTCTTGTATTGGTATCTTAGTAGAGTACATAGCAGTTGATGTGTAAGCACTATAAAAAGCATAAATAGAAGTTCCTTCTCTTTTTTGTTATAATGTTCGTGTATCAATGTATGCAGGGCTAGTGAGTAAATATTAGAATTTGAGGAGGCCTACAAAAATATGCTTTATACTGTACTGTTTATAGTAGTAGCCATCATCTTAATTTTCCTGATTCCCTCAATTATGTTGAAGTTCGCTATTTCGGCCGTGATTAAAGAATTTCGTGAGCAAAATGCTGTTTCACCTGAAAATGCGAAATACAATATTGAACTAGGGATTAAGCCGCAAACTGTTGTTGATCGCCTCGTCAAGAACCGCGATTATAAGCCTCAAGCGCTGGAAAGGCTAATACAAGCAGAGATTGTGCAAGTGACAGAAGACGGCAGATTTTATCTTCGTGAAGATAAACTAGAATCTACCCAGTGGGCAAAAAATCAAAATAATATATAAACACATCATTTACTTACGTTAAAATTTACCATTAACGTTAAATAGCTTTAATTTTTCAATAAGTTCTTCACCTGGGATAGGTTTGCTAAATACATACCCCTGAATAACATTACAATTGATCTTTGAAAGAATATCTACAGCTTCTTGATACTCTACTCCTTCAGCTACAACTTTGTAACCTAATACAGTAGCCATGCTAATCATAGATTCTACTATTTTCTCTTCTCTCCAATTTAGATGTATATTTTCAATGAAACTCCTATCAATCTTAATTGTAGTAGCCGGAATATGTTTTAAATATCTCAATGAAGTGTCTCCAGTACCAAAATCATCTATGGCTATTTCAAAGCCACTTTGAGCAAGTTCATTTAATATTCTATAACTACTTCCTGTTTCTTCTATCAATTCTCTTTCTGTAATTTCCAATTCAATTCTTTCAGGTTTAATATCAAAAGCCTTTAATTGCTCTAACATGAAAGCAGTAAATTGCGGATCTTTTAAATTTCTTGATGAAATATTTATTGCAATTTTGACCTCTAATCCCTCTTTATCACACAAAACAATTTGTTCTAGGGCATTAGTAAACACCCACTTAGTAATTGAATGAATCAAAGCTGTTTGTTCTGCTTCAGCAATAAAATTGTTAGGACCAATAATCCCTTTTTCTGGATGATACCAGCGTAATAATGCTTCAAGACCTATAATTTTCTTTTCACATATATCATATTTGGGCTGATAGTATAACTTGAACTGATTATCTCTAATTGCTTTTGGTATATCGCCAAGCAACTCCAATTTGCTGTTTTTTGTCCAATCAGTTTCACCGTCATATTCTGCATACTGCAAATAGTCTTTTTTTGCTCTATATAAAGCTATACCAGCTAACTTTAATAAGGTTTTTGAATCTGTTCCATCTTCAGGGCAGGATGCAATTCCAATTCTAATGTCTGCATATATTGGAACCCCATCGACATGTACGGAGTCACTTTGAAAACCATTTAGAATTGTAGTCAGATTATCTTGATTGTTTTTCAAATTTGTATTCTTTTCTGTAAATACCGCTAATCTATTGGGTAATATCTGATAAACTAAAATTTCTTCATCTAGCAGTTCTTTAATTTGGTTGATAAATATCTGGATAAGGTCATCAGAGGCTTCAGGTCCAAATGTATAATAAATCTCTATGTAATTTTCTATATTTATCAGTAGCAAACTGAATCCATTAATTTCTTCCTGATTAATCTTAACAATAGCATTGTCTAGGCCAAGTTCTAAACAGCTTTGATTTGGGAGATTAGTATGTTGATCATGATATCTATTATGTTTAATCTTTTTAATTGCATTTAGAAAACTCTGAGCAAATATACCTATAAACATACCAACAAAAGCAAAAAAAAATGCCCGGAACAACCAGTTAATTAATTCTTGTTTTTCTCCTGTGACTATATCAATAGGCATATAGGGACCTAGGGCAATACCTGCAACTAATCCTGTTATGATTCCACCTTTAACTCCAAAAAACATAGCCCCTAGTACAATAGGGAAATACATAACATGTGAATATACATATTTTATTCCACCTGTAAAATAAACTAACAGGCCACTCAAAATAATTAAAAGAAAAGTTAAGATAATGGTTACCATCTTTTGGGGCTTACTAGGGTCAATCCAATGGTCTACTAATGAGGTTAAACATCCATTTTTAATCATATCTATCGTCCCTTTCTGCTTTCATATACTGTAGCTTAACTGGTTTCATTGCTTCATTGTGGAAGAAATTAAAGATAGTTGTTATAAAGTTAGAGTGCTGACAGCACTCTTATATAAAGGGTCTTTGTTCCTCTTCGACAATTTCCATCATATTCCTCCTTATTTTCCCAATTTTAACTATTTCTTAAGTTCAGCTCTTCTGATGAAGAAATAAGATGAAACATATATAAGGAAAATCAGACACCTTCATAGTAGGCAAAACCCACAAATCACAGAATCAAAAAAACACTCAATCTCTTGAGTGCCTTTGGTTTTTGGGTTTGGTGCGGGAAACAGGACTTGAACCTGCACATCGTGAGACACTAGATCCTAAGTCTAGCGCGTCTGCCAATTCCGCCATTCCCGCACATTTTAAATTAAATTTTTAATGGTGAGCCATCCGCGACTCGAACGCGGGACACCCTGATTAAAAGTCAGGTGCTCTACCGACTGAGCTAATGGCTCATGTAAATGGCTGGGGCGGCAGGATTTGAACCTACGAGTGTCGATTCCAAAGACCGATGCCTTACCGCTTGGCTACGCCCCATCGTCTATAACATGATTTTACTTTATTATGGGGTGGATGATGGGACTTGAACCCACGGCCCCCAGAGCCACAATCTGGTGCTCTAACCACCTGAGCTACACCCACCACAGTGTTGGATTTCACAAAAATACATATGGTACGCCTGACAGGATTCGAACCTGTGGCCTACGGATTAGAAGTCCGTTGCTCTATCCAACTGAGCTACAGGCGCTCAATGACTTTTTTTGGAGCGGGTGATGGGGATCGAACCCACACAACCGGCTTGGAAGGCCGGAACTCTACCATTGAGCTACACCCGCAAACAGCGTCGCCGCGCGACTGACAAAGTTTATTATACCCCAAATACAAACTCATGTCAAAGGTTTTTTATAGGTATTTATTACCTTTTTGTCTTTCTTCGTCTTCAACGGAGGTTATTATAACACGAAATCCAACCAGGTTCAAGACTATTTCTGCAAGATATCCGCAAGTATTTTAACTGCTTTTTTGAATGCTTCTGACCTGTGACTAATTGTATTTTTAATATCTGGTTCTAACTGCGCTAATGTCTTTTTGTATTCAGGCAGATAAAAGAGTGGATCATATCCAAAGCCATGTTCTCCCTTTAAATCATCAATAATTATACCTTCACAGGTACCATCTGTTTCAAAAAACACTTCATCAGGTGTCATGATGCATATGGAACATCTAAAGCGTGCCAATCTCTTTTCATAAGGTACATCTTTTAATAATGAAAGAAGCTTTTCATTGTTTTTATTATCGTCCTTTGGTTCACCAGCAAAACGTGCAGAATGAATACCTGGAGCTCCTCC
Coding sequences within:
- a CDS encoding ATP-dependent Clp protease proteolytic subunit yields the protein MSVLVPMVVEHTNRGERAYDIYSRLLKDRIIFLGSEINDHVANLVIAQLLFLEADDPDKDIHLYINSPGGSITSGMAIFDTMTYIKPDVQTICVGLAASMGAFLLAAGSKGKRFALPNSEIMIHQPLGGTQGQAIDIEIHAKRIIRIKERLNKILADITKKSLEQIEKDTDRDYFLTAEEAKNYGIIDKVMTTRELSSKK
- the tig gene encoding trigger factor (Tig; RopA; peptidyl-prolyl cis/trans isomerase; promotes folding of newly synthesized proteins; binds ribosomal 50S subunit; forms a homodimer), giving the protein MKTSIKEKVNGKITLEVELESSVFQGAVNKAAKKLASKVNIPGFRKGKVPKTVLQKFVGSEAISAEAVDDILPDTYIKALEQEKIEPIDQPNIDLVQFEEGKPLIFTAEIPVKPDVELGNYKGVEVKHKDAEVTEKEIENYLGTMQQRHAQIEAVPDKALEEGDTAIMDFEGFLDGEAFEGGKGENYSLVIGSKTFIPGFEEQLVGMKPGEEKDITITFPEDYGNETLKGKETTFKVKMNEVKVKKLMSIDDEFAKDISEFETLEELKQDVENKLKKAAEQENEQQIRNKVLDKVAEGCQVEVPNVLIERKIDDLIKEMEFRIQQQGLTLENYLKFTNSSMEQMREQYEENASNSVKIDLILEAIAKTENIEVTDEELDKEIEKVAEQNKQPAEQIKLFLQSQGRLDSFKDSLMIDKAVNLLVESAKIVEPKAEETVSENKEENL
- a CDS encoding stage V sporulation protein S, producing the protein MEILKVSAKSNPNSVAGALAGVIREKGKAEMQTIGAGALNQAIKAVAIARGFVAPSGIDLVCIPAFIDVQIDGEERTAIKLIVGPRK
- a CDS encoding diguanylate cyclase is translated as MDNKSISIRNSIIIVFIILMLATVSVIGYIIFSNWLSSADESITKMAEDMNSEIFHQVDVFVAVPLHVNEANQVLLENDIVNIHNEGERESFFVGVLRAHSDDVYSFSYGTENGEYYGARRNENYDIEIMRNNRDTDGHSWYYSLTEDMTAGELVVEAGKFDPRTRDWYKAAKETQKPVFSPIYKHFVMDDLTVSAAYPIYNNLDDLQGVLGTHITLSKIDNYLEGIVKDKNAFAVIVERDSGELIANSLDMENFKTLEDGSIKRLTINEIDNQAVIQAHEDYKSTEESNFRIKNENDRLYIKITEYYNEGLDWLVITAIPESLFMAGIIENMKLTLLLTILALMLSIGIYLMLTNRFLKPIDSLIRTTEKFSQGDLSQRATITRNDEIGMISESFNKMADTIYMLVNNLEKKVKERTVELAETNNELKESKDQLHLILDSTVEAIYGIDNNGNCTFCNASVLEILGYKHQDELTGKNMHLQIHHSHKDGTSMSIEECKIFKAFITGKGTHVDDEVFWRADGTSVDVEYYSYPQYKDGEIIGAVITFMDNTERKKNEEHIKHLSYHDSLTGLYNRMFFEDEQKRIDIKKNLPISIIFGDVNGLKLTNDIFGHVAGDALLKKSSEILKNICREEDIVARVGGDEFAILLPNTEASVADKIINRVKKELSKEQIVAIKCSMSMGYDTKTNADQDIERTMKNAEDKMYKEKTLNRKTINSDMVQTIIETLHDKSPREKEHSITVSEICQNIGQAMKLSQTEVRKLKEAGFFHDIGKIVLDKDTLNKNDTLTEQEKKEMQQHPVVGYRILNLFDDTLDLAEGVFNHHEKWDGSGYPKKLKGEEIPKLARVIAVAESYDAMTNNLNKNALSKEEALQEIKKYTGVKFDPEIVDIFIDMMSGNKNYFTQKNILS
- a CDS encoding non-canonical purine NTP pyrophosphatase — its product is MKIVLATQNKGKIKEFIAMLNYNSLNIDMKSLVDIANVPEIIEDGKTFRENAFIKAKAVSLHTKLITLADDSGLEVDYLGGAPGIHSARFAGEPKDDNKNNEKLLSLLKDVPYEKRLARFRCSICIMTPDEVFFETDGTCEGIIIDDLKGEHGFGYDPLFYLPEYKKTLAQLEPDIKNTISHRSEAFKKAVKILADILQK